In Oryza sativa Japonica Group chromosome 2, ASM3414082v1, the following are encoded in one genomic region:
- the LOC4329408 gene encoding mitochondrial import receptor subunit TOM9-2, producing MASLSKRGGGGGEGEGILASFSRSSVAAHGREAATMAKKLLRSTGKAAWIAGTTFLVLVVPLIIEMDREQQLNDLELQQQALLGGPPPPAPLK from the coding sequence ATGGCATCCCTGAgcaagcgcggcggcggcggcggcgagggggagggcATCCTGGCCTCCTTCTCCCGGTCTTCGGTGGCGGCGCatgggcgcgaggcggcgaccatggcgaaGAAGCTGCTGCGGAGCACGGGGAAGGCGGCCTGGATCGCGGGGACCACcttcctcgtcctcgtcgtcccgctCATCATCGAGATGGACCGCGAGCAGCAGCTCAACGACCTCGAGCTCCAGCAGCAGGCGCTCCTCGGcgggccgccaccgcccgcgcctctcAAATGA